TAGCTAATTAAAAAATTCTCAGGAgtagctttaaaaaatattatttcaacatatttttatgcaagtaaaagtagaaagtaaccatccaaaaaattactcaagtactAAGTatctgaagaaaacatttattatttaatacttaaaaattacataaagttATCCAGaacttttggtattttaaaagtcaaaatggaaataatttttatgaatagcaaaagtggagaaaaagaaaaatgtttccaaatcaaatTCTTTCATTacaaaacttatgaaacttgaACAAAAtctgcagctgtggttgtatcTGGTGAAGTTTGGATTAAAACAAGCTTCATTATTAAGACATTTTACTGGAGTAAGAGCAGCAATACAAATGAGGAAACTACTCAAGTGAAAGTGAAAGGtactgtgtaaaaaaatattcctgaaagtgtattttttcaacaaaaaaaagctaaactgcAGAAGACATGGCATCAAGGACTGGACTGTGACGCCTAGAAAGGCATAGTCAAAGGCCAAACCTAAGTAAATGTGAATATTTGCATCAGGAGTTTTGAAATATAACTTTcccagatgctctccatccaataTGACTGAACTTGACCTGTTTGTAAACAACAGAGCAACGTTTCAGTCTGTAGAGCAAAAACCCTGCAGCTCCCTCTTTGTCAGTTCCATCTATTACCTCTGGGGGGCAGTGTTGCTCTGCTGTTCCGCATGAAAACCACATTCCTGCAGTCTGGGCTCTGAGACGGAGCAGGAAAATACACAACAGAGGAGTtaaaaagaaggagaaaaaggtCACACTACAGCaaatcctgcatgttttactttatttcaaatcaaaatgaacCCAAAGTTTCGCTCTGACACGGTTTTCCTGCAGCAGGGAAGCTGATTATGCAATCAGTGGGTTCTAAAAACTGTTCCGCACTCTTCTTGTCTGGACTCTTCCTGGCTCATATTTGTGGTCTCACCCGTCCACAGGGAGGGGAGAGCAGGGGGGAGGCACAGTTTCCTTCCATCACAGAAACATGTGTCAGCTCCAGCCAGAGGCTAAAACAGGGGGAAGGTTCAAATCCCCAGGACTTTTCTGCTCTCTGTCATTTAAAATGCAACCGTCTTCACACCAGGAGCTCTCGGAACAAGATGCAGGAAAACTTTGCACTGAGAGGAAACTCCCTGCAGCGGCGCATCTAGAAAACTTTGCAAGACACAGGACTCCTGTAGAAACAACTAGTAGAGCTAAAGTTCACTATAAAGTCAAGTTGCAAAGCCACAAAGTGACActgcaatgattttttttagctaaggcTAAACAAAGAATGTAACTGATaacaaacagcaacacacaGCAGTTCACACCTTCAGCTTAAAGCGTAAAATATAACTGAGTCTATTAAAGCTGCTCCCCagttatgtatttgttttcaccAAATGATGTAAAAACATAGCTTGGTCATATAGAGTGGATTCTAACTACAAGACTTTACAAAATacctctttttatttaaagggcACTGAGGAAACAAAAGGCTAACTCCGGTTTGTGCTTGATGACGTCACAAGAGGCATAGGAGCAAAACAAGCTACTTTTCTactgaaaatggctgacttccagGCTCCTTACACATTCTTTTCCTGACTCGcactttatttttcactgtttacTGTCGATTTTGAAACTCGAAGTAATAGATATATCAATCTAGAGAAAAGCTaaataacactttttaaaaatattttttctctatgGAATCAAATTCCAAACTTTTCAAGATGACATGGAAATCTGGTACTCTATAAGCTTTTGTGATGTCACCAGAGGTGTGAAGCTTATTTTTTGGAAAGAGTCGATTGTGTCTTGATTAAATTGGGAATtactgtaaaactgaaaattaaactgactatgctgttgtgttttgtaGGTGGAAAACTATATCTATAGCGAGTTTGACTATTTTTAGGAATATTCTGGGTGatagctttaaaataaacaaatgttactaACAGACTTGTCCTTTCCTCTAGTAAATCATCTGAAGTGAATAGAGTGCTATTGTGCACTCTAGCTAAAGCTAAACAATTCAGcatattttactaaaataaaagtaaaaattaccAATCCAAGTACTCAGTAACTGATtaaatgatcaatcatttaacatttaaaaattacataatcagatggacgaaaatataaagttaagtggaaattttggtattttgacAACCagaatgacaataattcatataagtagcaaaaaataacatcaggcaaaataaaaatatttacaaatcacttcctttcaataaaaaaaacccatatgAATCTAAGAAAAATTGCAGGTGTGTgcctgtgtctggtgaatttttggttaaaacatgtttgtttttcattccgtgggcagaaaatactgaaatttaactcaagtacaagtaaaaaaaagtacaacagagtaaaaaatactcataaaagcacataaaaaaaaagttgctcaaGGAAATGTAATTGAGTAGTAAATATACCCGACTTAttaaatcacaaattaaaaGTCGGAGCCCCGGTCCCCTCTGTGCCCCCCTTGGTGTCGTCTTTGATTAACCAAATTCTCTCAGCAAGTTTTTAACCCACTTCCAGAGGTTTTCAGGGGTGTGTGGGGTGGAAGGAGGGAGTGTGGGCCAGGGTTGGATTTCAAGGCGGTGACGAGCAGCCAGCCAACCGGAGAGGGGAAGAAGTTTGCCCGAACTCGGCCCGCCCCTCCCCGGCCACAGCGTTGCATTTATACGCTGTTTGCTCCACAGTGAAGCACTCTGGTTCTAGAGAGGAGGAGACAACTGCCACAACTTCACAGCTCCACAATACTAACCtcttctattttttattatttcctccggacttcaaattaaattataacagtaataataaaataaagcgTTTTGggcaacttttaaaaacttttccacaacCAAAACTTTCCAACTAAGCTCCAGTCGTGGCACAAACAACAACACCTCGTCGCAGTGAAGGATCCCGCTCGGTCCTCCATGAAAGACGGAGTGCGGCAGCAGATTTGGGGAAGAGACATGTCAGCGACGGTCCTGTCCACTTTCTACGACATGGACATGCTTTACAAGGTAATAACGACTTTCAAAGCGTTTTTATGCAACTTGTTGCACAGGTTGCGCAGAAATACTTATAATTTCTTGTCCCCAGCAGGAGAAAAGCATGAACATGAACGCCCTCCACATCAACAGCATGCTGGATAAGAAGGCGGTGGGCGCTCCGGTCGCCAGCTCCTTCACGCCGGGATTTTTCCGGAGAAACTCCACCAGCAACTTGGAGGCAATGAGCAACGGCAACAAGTACTCGCTGGGCTCGTACAGCAGCTGCATGAAGGAGAACTCCCCGGTTGGCGGCGGCGGCGCCACGGCCCTCATGAACAAGGAGAACAAGTTCCGCGACCGCGCCTACAGCGAGACCGGAGACCGGGGCGTGCTGCAGCAGAAGCCCGCCTCGCAGATCAACTCCACCCGATACAAAACCGAGCTGTGCCGGCCCTTCGAGGAGAACGGGTCGTGCAAATACGGGGAGAAGTGTCAGTTCGCCCACGGCTACCACGAGCTGCGGAGCCTGACGCGCCACCCGAAGTACAAAACGGAGCCGTGTCGCACCTTCCACACCATCGGCTTCTGCCCCTACGGTCCCCGGTGTCACTTCATCCACAACGCGGACGAGCGGCGGCCCGCCCCGCCGGCCAACGCCAACGTGCAGGCGGCGGAGCCCCGCGGCTACAGCCcgcagcagcagccgcagcagctCCGACCAAAGCTCCACCACAGCCTCAGCTTCTCCGGCTTCTCCACCCACCACGGACTCGAATCGCCGCTGCTCGACAGCCCCACATCCCGGACCCCGCCGCCCCCGACCTCCGCTTCGTCTTGCACCTCCGCCTCCAGCTTCTACGACGACGTGCTGTCGCCCAGCTCCATGCCGTGCATCAACAGCGCCTTCTCCTTCCCCGGGCAGGACCTGAAAGCCTTGCTGGCCCCGCTGGCGGTGCACTCCCCGGCCGGCTACGCCAACAACCACTCCGGCGGCGTTGGCGGCAGCTTCTACGGGAACGCGCCGAGCAGCGTGAGCCTCCAGGCGCTGCGCCGCCTCAGCGAGTCGCCGGTGTTCGAGCCCCCGCCCAGCCCGCCGGACTCGCTCTCAGACCGGGAGAGCTACGCGAGCGGGTCCCTCAGCTCTTCCGGGAGCCTGAGCGGCTCCGAGTCCCCGATTCTTGACGCTGGAAGGCGTCTGCCAATCTTCAGCAGGCTGTCGATTTCAGATGActaagttaattttttattttttatttttggattatgGTTGGTTTCAGGAGTCTGGAGGTGCTGGAGACTGAGACTTTCCTTTAAGCAGAGGATATCAAAAGTTTGGCTGCTCGTCACCTCCTTTGACGTGCCTTTAAGCAAGACTTAttctgatttatgtttttcccACCAGATGCAGGGGTGCAAACCCTGCCCAAACCTCCCTGGAGGGGGGACAAGAGACCAGTTTCCACTAGAAATGCACCGATTAGGCCGATACAGATAccgatttttttgttttgtttttcgttGTGGTCTGATCTACCgatactgtttttgtttttctccctaCTGAGAAGTAAAAACTTTATGCGGGTTCCTTGATGATAGAAATTTTCGAAGGATGTATCCCAAACCTTTCTAATGAGACGCttgttgatgtttttcctgTATGAAATGAAAGCGTTGGGTGTTAttagggggtaaaaaaaattaaaaaaatagatttttttcccagtaTTTAGCCTTTCTGATCACAAGGAAAAATCAGCTGGTTCCGGTCTGTGTTGCGTCTcatcggtgcatctctagtcCCACGAGGATCAGTTAAGCTTCAGTTTCAAGTATCCTTGACCAGGCATTAGTGTAATAGTGTTTTGTTCTTGTATGTATTATAGCTGTATTAAAACTTAGATAGCAAACAGAAGGCATTCCATCAGTGCCTTGCCCATGGGGCTCCTGGCAgccctccctctctcctctctctcttaTCGCTCTATCAGgcaagccacacttttcctGGGATTAGATGAGTGTAACATGActtgacaagaaaaaaaaaaaagactttaagcGGTTTCAGATTTCCTCCCATCCTGCCAAGAATATGCCTTAACTTAAAGTAacacttttctcctctttcttttttttttttttgcttcaactTCCATTCCAGATCTGCCTTCTTCTAGCGCCACCCAGTGGTTGGTTTGGTTAGTCAGCAGTAATTTGTTGCTTGGTTAAAAAGTACTCTTGAGTTGGGCTTGTTTGGGGAAATCACTGCTGATGGTTgaatatatatctatatttttttagctttttttttttttgagtgattTGCATAGCGGTGCATAACTTGCTATGGActatttaacttatttattatcttgtgaaaaaaaagtatagGCTACATTGGTAATTTGTGTCCATACTGTATTTATCAAGTATGATGAAGCAATAGATCTAtattcttttatgtttaaattatgATCGCCATTATTAATCTGCATAAAGTGGAGTGTATGTTCTTTTCAcagtaatatatatattgtttttctccttttttttttcgttttgtAACTTCACTTGGTTATTTttattgagtaaaaaaaaaaaatcttaatttaagaGAACGTAtgtgatatttatttcattaattttgtttccttgtttacgtttattaaaacaaagtttgtgtGATTGCTGTTTTTGCTCCTGAGGCTCAGTGCTGTCGAaggtcttttattttatttttctcccccaGACTTTAGATGTTCTGTAGAATGTATACACAGAGGTTGTACAGACCGTCcaaaccttttttcttcttcttctttttgttgatCTAGTTTAGACGTCAGTGACAAAGAACCCAAGTCAATAAATTAAccaaaaagtatttgttttttaaatttttctctcCTGTTTTTGCACGAGGTCACACTGTGATTCCAGCCGCGTGCTAAAGAATGTAGCAATCCCTTTTTGCCCCAGTATTATTATTGTGTAGTGCCTATGGGGTTCACCATCTTTCTACATGccttaaaaataaccaaataaagtatttttcctacatggcatattttttttatatacacgTTGAGCTGAATGTAGTGTTGGATTCTGCAACTTTTCAGGTTGTCACCACTCAGCCTTTCTGACAGAAGCAACCGTAACTTTTCTCCGAGTCCCGattcctctttctttttatgaaaatatatattgaaaATCTAGTCTTGAGAGTTTGCTGCAGAGGGAAGTGGACGAACACATTTTGGTTTGTACATAGTAGGTACAGGGGGATGCGCACTATGTACTTTTGACTACTTTATTagaagaaaagctttttgaaTGTAACAAAAACGGACAAAAAGA
The Xiphophorus hellerii strain 12219 chromosome 22, Xiphophorus_hellerii-4.1, whole genome shotgun sequence genome window above contains:
- the zfp36l2 gene encoding mRNA decay activator protein ZFP36L2 isoform X2; translation: MKDGVRQQIWGRDMSATVLSTFYDMDMLYKEKSMNMNALHINSMLDKKAVGAPVASSFTPGFFRRNSTSNLEAMSNGNKYSLGSYSSCMKENSPVGGGGATALMNKENKFRDRAYSETGDRGVLQQKPASQINSTRYKTELCRPFEENGSCKYGEKCQFAHGYHELRSLTRHPKYKTEPCRTFHTIGFCPYGPRCHFIHNADERRPAPPANANVQAAEPRGYSPQQQPQQLRPKLHHSLSFSGFSTHHGLESPLLDSPTSRTPPPPTSASSCTSASSFYDDVLSPSSMPCINSAFSFPGQDLKALLAPLAVHSPAGYANNHSGGVGGSFYGNAPSSVSLQALRRLSESPVFEPPPSPPDSLSDRESYASGSLSSSGSLSGSESPILDAGRRLPIFSRLSISDD
- the zfp36l2 gene encoding mRNA decay activator protein ZFP36L2 isoform X1, whose translation is MKDGVRQQIWGRDMSATVLSTFYDMDMLYKQEKSMNMNALHINSMLDKKAVGAPVASSFTPGFFRRNSTSNLEAMSNGNKYSLGSYSSCMKENSPVGGGGATALMNKENKFRDRAYSETGDRGVLQQKPASQINSTRYKTELCRPFEENGSCKYGEKCQFAHGYHELRSLTRHPKYKTEPCRTFHTIGFCPYGPRCHFIHNADERRPAPPANANVQAAEPRGYSPQQQPQQLRPKLHHSLSFSGFSTHHGLESPLLDSPTSRTPPPPTSASSCTSASSFYDDVLSPSSMPCINSAFSFPGQDLKALLAPLAVHSPAGYANNHSGGVGGSFYGNAPSSVSLQALRRLSESPVFEPPPSPPDSLSDRESYASGSLSSSGSLSGSESPILDAGRRLPIFSRLSISDD